In Oryza sativa Japonica Group chromosome 3, ASM3414082v1, one DNA window encodes the following:
- the LOC136355666 gene encoding uncharacterized protein: MDAVGVEREKAAHDRENWNCGRICKLESKMVNTRTGSGTGSGSGHNEGDPTLAQVLAQQTQLINLLVQQAQNQQANNNNQPPPPQNKLADFLRVRSPTFSSTTNLVEAGDWLHAVEKKLDLIQCTEQEKVSFSSHQLHGPAAEWWDHFRLNRAAGEPITWREFTAAFKKTHIPSGVVALKKIEFRALNQGSRSVTEYLHDFNRLARYAPEDVRTDEERQEKFLEGLNDELSYALMAMGYRDFQQLVDKAIRQEDKYNMMEQKKRKAAHFKAQQGNSQRPRIALGPQAAPYPQGGSSSIVRPQRQFYNNNTGNHSNDNRNVVTRPVAAPTQNQPARKEQGSKPGVCFNCGDPGHYVDKCPKPRRVKNAPI, encoded by the exons ATGGATGCAGTAGGCGTGGAGCGGGAGAAAGCAGCTCATGATAGGGAAAACTGGAACTGTGGCAGGATTTGCAAGTTGGAGAGCAAG ATGGTGAACACCCGCACTGGAAGTGGaactggaagtggaagtggtcACAATGAAGGAgatcccacacttgcccaagttTTGGCCCAACAAACTCAGTTGATTAATCTGTTAGTACAGCAAGCGCAGAACCAGCAGGCAAATAACAACAATCAACCACCACCTCCACAGAACAAGTTGGCAGATTTTCTACGTGTGAGATCACCTACCTTCTCAAGCACCACTAACCTAGTAGAGgcaggtgattggctgcatgctgTGGAAAAGAAGTTAGATTTGATTCAGTGCACTGAGCAGGAGAAGGTTTCCTTTAGTTCGCATCAGTTGCATGGTCCTGCTGCtgagtggtgggatcacttTCGTCTAAACAGGGCCGCGGGAGAGCCTATCACTTGGCGGGAGTTTACTGCTGctttcaagaagacacacataccaTCAGGTGTTGTGGCACTTAAGAAGATAGAGTTCAGAGCACTCAATCAAGGATCCCGTTCTGTCACAGAGTACCTTCATGACTTTAATCGCTTAGCTCGTTATGCCCCAGAAGATGTTCGCACTGATGAAGAacgtcaggagaagtttttagagggactgaatgatgagttgtcttATGCATTGATGGCTATGGGGTACCGGGATTTCCAGCAGTTGGTGGACAAGGCGATTCGCCAAGAAGACAAGTACAATATGATGGAACAGAAGAAGCGTAAGGCTGCTCATTTCAAGGCTCAACAGGGTAATAGCCAGAGGCCGCGCATTGCTTTGGGACCTCAAGCTGCACCATATCCACAGGGAGGATCCTCTTCAATTGTTCGCCCTCAAcgccagttctacaacaacaatacTGGTAATCACAGCAACGACAATCGTAATGTGGTCACTCGTCCCGTAGCGGCTCCAACTCAGAATCAGCCTGCCAGGAAGGAACAAGGAAGCAAGCCAGGggtgtgcttcaattgtggtgatccaggacattatgtTGATAAGTGTCCAAAGCCTCGGCGTGTGAAGAATGCCCCTATTTAG